The Mycobacteriales bacterium sequence CGGACCTCACACCGCTCTGGTGGTCGACGCCGTCACGTTCGCGCTGTCCGGATTGGTCGCGAGCCGCTACGTCGCGCACCGGCCGGCCGCGATGGCCGCTCGCAGCCGGTGGCGTTCGGAGATCAGCGACGGCGCTCGCGTCGTCTTCGGCGATTCGCGACTGCGCTGGCTGGTCGTCACGTCGTGGATCGTGGTGGGCACCGTCATCGCGACCGAAGCGGTCGCCGTGCCCTATGCGCACGCGGACGGCCACGGTGCCTTCGCCGCCGGCCTGCTCAGCGCCGCAGCGCCGCTCGGCATGGTCATCGGCACACTGCTCATGGGCCGGGCGGTACGGCCGGAGGTCGCCGAACGGTTGATGCTCCCGACCGCGCTGCTGACCCCGGCATTGCTCGCGCTGACCGCCGCCAACTTTGCCATCCCGGCCACCCTCGGCCTGTGGTGCGTCGCCGGTGCAGCGAGCGCAATGACGGTCATCGCCAACCGGGTCTTCGTGGTCGCCGTGCCCCACGAGCTGCGCGGCCGGGCGTTCGGGATCGCGGCGGCGGGGATCTCCGGCTCGTACGGGGTCGGCACGCTGCTCGCCGGCCTGCTGACCGCACACGTGGGCCCCGCACACGCCGTGGCCGACATCGCACTGCCCGCTTTCGCCCTCATCGTCGTGTTCTCGGTCGGCTCGGCCACCTTCAGGCAGCGTCAGCTTCGGTCGATATCGGAACTATCGCCCCCGGAGGAGGACGAGGACTCCGCCATGCCGGCACTCAAGCGCCGATCTGAAGCACAGGTCTGGGCGCTCAACGTCGTGCTGGCAGCGATTGCCTGCGCGACGGCACCGATCCTGCACGGCGACCATGCCTACGCCGGGGTGATCCTGCCGAGCTGGTGGGTGCTCTGCCTGTTCGTCCTCGGCATCGCGTTCCCGCTGCGGTTCGAGTACCGCCAGCAGTCGTGGAACATCTATCTCGAGACCGTGCCGTTCGTCCTCGGCCTGCTGTTCCTGTCTCCGCTGATGCTGCTGGCGCTCAGGACCGGCGCCGTTGTGATCACCTACGCGATCCTCCGCCGCCAGCCGCTGATCCGCAGCGTCTTCAACACCGCGAGCTATGCCTGCCACACCCTGGCCGCGATCTGGATGTTCCGACTGGTCGCGCCGGTCCATGCCGGTGCACATCCCTCGGTGTGGCCGGCCGTGTTCGCCGCGGTGATCTTCAGTGAGCTGGTAGCCGGCTCACTCGTTGCCCTGGTCATCTCACTCACGGACACCTCGTGGCAACTGAAGCAGAGCGTTCGCACAGCGATGATCGGAACCGGCGTCGCCACCGCGATGGCGTTCCTCGGGCTCGCCATGGCAGCCGCGATCGACTACGACGAAGCGACGGCATGGGCGATCACCGTCTTCGTCGTACTGACGATCGCGGGCCTGCAGACCTACCAGCGACTGTCGGAGCGGGCCAACGCCTTGGACCGTTTGTACGTCGTGGCGCGCGAGCTCAGTCCGACGGCGACCGGACCGGCGGACCTCGCTCCGGCGCTCACCCAGCTGCGTCGCATCATCAAGGCGGACTCGCTCGAACTCGCGGCACCGTCGGGCAACGAAGGCGAGTTCGCCACTGTCGTCACCGTCTTCGACGACCCGCTCAAGGGCGAGGGCACGACGGTGTCCGAGCGACCGATCGGCGAGGGGTTCGGTGCCGCCAGTGACAACGCAGCGACCGCGCACTGGTATTCGTTGCCGGGGCTCGGGCGGCCGCGACGGGCGCATCACGCGCTGTCCGCTCCGGTCCGCGCAAGCGACCGGGTGCTCGGTGAGCTGACCGTTGCCAACCGTCCCGGCGAGTCAGCCGCCTTCGAACGCGGCGACCTGCGCCTGCTCGAAGCGGCCGCCGACCAGCTGGCCGCCGCACTCGAGAAGGGTCGACTGGTCGAGAGCCTGCGTCGCGCCGCGACGCTGGACAAGCTCACCGGTCTCGCCAACTTGGAGAGCCTGCGATCCTTCCTTGACACGACTCTCGACGGGTCGGCGGGCGGCGTGCTCGTGCTGCTCAACATCGACCGGTTCCACGAAGTCAACGACATGCTCGGCCACGACGCCGGCGACAGCGTGCTCGCCGAGGTCGCCCGTCGACTGGAGAGCTCCCCGACCCACGGCGCCCTGGTTGCGCGCGTCGGCGGCGACCAGTTCGCGTTGGCGATTCCCGGTGCGGCCGGCAGCGAGGTCGCGCGGCTGGCCGCGATGGCGGTCAAGTCGCGGGTCGACGGCTCGATCCGGTTCGCTGACGTCAGCGCCGATGTTCGCGTCACGCTCGGCATCGCGCGAGCACCCGACCACGGCAGCGATGCCGCCACCCTGCTCCGACGCGCAGAGATGGCGATGACCGCCGCAAAGGGCAGTAACGCCGGCATCGGTGAGTGGGAGCCCGACTACGAGCGGGACGGGAGCCGCCGCCTTCAGCTGCTCGCCGGGTTGCGCAACGCGCTCGGCGACGGTGCGCTGCGCGTCGCCTACCAGCCGAAGCTGCGCCTGGGCAGCGGCGAGGTCACCGGCTTCGAGGCGCTGGTCCGTTGGAACCACCCGGAGCTCGGCCCGATCTCTCCCGCCGAGTTCGTCCCGCTCGCCGAAGCGACCGGGCTGATCTCCGCGCTCACCAGCACCGTCCTGCGTTCAGCGCTCACCACGTGCCGGTCATGGCATGACGCGGGCAAGCCGGTGGGCATTGCCGTGAACATCTCAGCACGCAGTCTCGACGACTCGGTGCTGGTCGGCCAGGTCGCGGCGATGCTGACCGCGAGCGGGCTCGAGCCGCGTTGGCTCACCTTGGAAATCACGGAGAGCAGCGTCATGGAGGACCAGTCGCGAAGTGTTGACGTCCTTCGCGAGCTGCGCATGCTCGGCGTACGCCTGTCCATCGACGACTTCGGCACTGGTTACTCGTCGCTGCACCAACTTCGAGGGCTGCCCGTGCACGAGGTGAAGATCGACCGCACCTTCGTCGAGACCGTGGACTCCGACGAGGCGGACCGCGCGGTGGTTCGCGCCGTAGTCGAGCTGTGCGACTCACTCGGTCTGGTCACCGTCGCCGAAGGCGTGGAGAAGGCCGCCCAGGCCTACGCGCTCGAAACCCTCGGAGTCGCCCAGGTGCAGGGCTACTTCCACGGCCGCCCGATGACCGAGGCGGCGGCGATGGAGTGGCTGCTCCCGCGCCGGGTGGCAACCTTCGCCAACTTCTGAGCCGCTACCGCGCAGGAACAAGCCGGTCGAGCGCGGCCGGAAGGTCGGCGCTGTCCGCTGCGGCTTCCGGCGTCAACGTGGCGAGGTCGGTCGCTGCGAGCGACTCGTAGACGACGGCCATCGCGTCGTAGAGCTCGGGTCGCGCACCTGCCGCCTCCTGAGTGTCCGCGATCTGGTGCATCTCGCCGACGTACCTGCTTGCCTTCGACGCCGCCATCGCAATGCGGGTCGCAGCGTCCTCGATCAGCTGGCCGAACTCTTCAGACAGATCCGCCAGCACGATGTCGAGGACGTCGTTCGCATACGCCGTGCGCAATGCCTGGACGATGAGCGCGGTGAAGCCCTTGTAGACAGCGGCCGTCGACATCTTCACCGCAGACGCGGTTCCGATGCGGTCACCGACCTTCTTCGAAGCAAGCCCGACGCCTCTCAAGCGCACAACGGTGTCCGCCGACGGGCCCGAGAGATACAGATGCGTGGTCGATCCCGGCCTGGGTGGCCCGCCGCTGATCGATCCGTCGATCAGCTCGCAGCCGGCCGGCACGAGTACGGCGGCAATCCGGGCAACGGTCGCCGGCGAGATCGCGTTGAGGTCAGCCACTCGCGGCTGACTGCCGGTCGCCACGCACGCTGCGGCGATCTCACGCGACATCGCGACCGCTTCGGCCGGCGGGCCGATGCTGACGACCAGATCCGCAGCCGCAACGACCGCCTCGAGGTCCGGGAGTGTCGTCAGGTTCTCGGCAAGCGAGCGAGTGCGCTCGCTGCGCCCGGCAACGGTGGTCACCACGTCGCAGCCTTCGTCTCGCCAGGCCCGGCCGAGAGCGCTGCCCATCGCGCCCGGTGAATAGATGCCGATCGTCGTCGTGGTCACACCGTCAGTGTCGACGATCGGGTCGATCGTCATGGCGGGCGACAGCGGCGCGCACCGCCCAGCGCCGCAAGCAGAGGTCGTCGACTTGACCGGCTCACTTGACTGAACGCCGACACAGATGGTGGGTGGTGGGAGGCTCGGGAACGCGGTCCTGAGCGAACTGACCCCACAAATAGCGATGGGTTACGACTTGGCGCTGCAGCACCAACTCGTAACCCATCGTCAGGCGTGCCCTCTATCTGACACACCAATCACTGTGGAAGCTGTTCTCTCAGCCCCAGCCCTGTCCGCTCTGCACTGTGCTCACCTCCGTCCCACCCGTGACGAACTGTCGGCCACCAGTGTGGGCCAAACGGAGTAGGAGCGGTAGGCCAGATGGCGGAATTGGTATGAACTAAATTCGGACATTCAGTCGGAGTGAACCCTCATTCAGGCGGCCTGAGCGCCCCGAACGGCTCAAGAAGCCTGCGCCGAATGCCGATCAGGCGCTGCGCCGAGCGGCCTAGCGAGGACTCCGCCGGTCGAGTGACCCGCTGCGACGGGGGTCCCCGAGCCTCAGTTTGACTTTCCGATCTGACCACGCGCCCGGGCGAAGACGGCGTCGAGCATGGGTTCGGTCAGCTTTCCGGTGAACGTGTTCTGTTGGCTCGGGTGGTAGCAAGCGACGAGCAACAGGCCGTCCGGGGTCGATACCTCCACGCCGTGGCCGAACCTGGCTCTGGCCCTCGGCAGGTCGTAGCCGAGCTCGCGCAGCACCGGCCACGACGCCGTCCACGCGAAGTTGCCGAGTGCGACCACGACCCGAAGCGTCGGGCGGAGGAG is a genomic window containing:
- a CDS encoding MFS transporter is translated as MSESVGTGRRATFRDVLAIHEFRSLYLAQTLSVAGDQLARIAVAWIVYQRTHSPFLTGVSYAVTYLPWLIGGPLGSVYADRYPRRTVMIICDALRMLLVLCVAIPRMPTASLLVLVTLVACLEPPFAASRAALVPEVVGEGDAYVAAATLGNSTNQLAVVLGFALGGALVAFVGPHTALVVDAVTFALSGLVASRYVAHRPAAMAARSRWRSEISDGARVVFGDSRLRWLVVTSWIVVGTVIATEAVAVPYAHADGHGAFAAGLLSAAAPLGMVIGTLLMGRAVRPEVAERLMLPTALLTPALLALTAANFAIPATLGLWCVAGAASAMTVIANRVFVVAVPHELRGRAFGIAAAGISGSYGVGTLLAGLLTAHVGPAHAVADIALPAFALIVVFSVGSATFRQRQLRSISELSPPEEDEDSAMPALKRRSEAQVWALNVVLAAIACATAPILHGDHAYAGVILPSWWVLCLFVLGIAFPLRFEYRQQSWNIYLETVPFVLGLLFLSPLMLLALRTGAVVITYAILRRQPLIRSVFNTASYACHTLAAIWMFRLVAPVHAGAHPSVWPAVFAAVIFSELVAGSLVALVISLTDTSWQLKQSVRTAMIGTGVATAMAFLGLAMAAAIDYDEATAWAITVFVVLTIAGLQTYQRLSERANALDRLYVVARELSPTATGPADLAPALTQLRRIIKADSLELAAPSGNEGEFATVVTVFDDPLKGEGTTVSERPIGEGFGAASDNAATAHWYSLPGLGRPRRAHHALSAPVRASDRVLGELTVANRPGESAAFERGDLRLLEAAADQLAAALEKGRLVESLRRAATLDKLTGLANLESLRSFLDTTLDGSAGGVLVLLNIDRFHEVNDMLGHDAGDSVLAEVARRLESSPTHGALVARVGGDQFALAIPGAAGSEVARLAAMAVKSRVDGSIRFADVSADVRVTLGIARAPDHGSDAATLLRRAEMAMTAAKGSNAGIGEWEPDYERDGSRRLQLLAGLRNALGDGALRVAYQPKLRLGSGEVTGFEALVRWNHPELGPISPAEFVPLAEATGLISALTSTVLRSALTTCRSWHDAGKPVGIAVNISARSLDDSVLVGQVAAMLTASGLEPRWLTLEITESSVMEDQSRSVDVLRELRMLGVRLSIDDFGTGYSSLHQLRGLPVHEVKIDRTFVETVDSDEADRAVVRAVVELCDSLGLVTVAEGVEKAAQAYALETLGVAQVQGYFHGRPMTEAAAMEWLLPRRVATFANF
- a CDS encoding DUF1932 domain-containing protein, whose amino-acid sequence is MTTTTIGIYSPGAMGSALGRAWRDEGCDVVTTVAGRSERTRSLAENLTTLPDLEAVVAAADLVVSIGPPAEAVAMSREIAAACVATGSQPRVADLNAISPATVARIAAVLVPAGCELIDGSISGGPPRPGSTTHLYLSGPSADTVVRLRGVGLASKKVGDRIGTASAVKMSTAAVYKGFTALIVQALRTAYANDVLDIVLADLSEEFGQLIEDAATRIAMAASKASRYVGEMHQIADTQEAAGARPELYDAMAVVYESLAATDLATLTPEAAADSADLPAALDRLVPAR